One window from the genome of Moraxella nasibovis encodes:
- a CDS encoding PIN domain-containing protein, translating to MKKILLLDIENVSVKADEIFAFCKKYHRVYVSFAKTPAIFALQDIEPLIALLNKKLFLISMSFNKKSNGADFGLAFYAGRLSGEFTPQKTKFYILSGDRDFEHIAKLLQDKKFTVKQISRDGYRLDKSIDDGVLPGLSAFRENIYLHDVKRLCDVWHKYWHKGNRPAKIKTLKGFIYQQIRLTDESIDEIFRLLQQYRIIQVNNTKVAFNQQNVKSWAKLTIDEYAPKKSQLKARKQELALPPKNEQILSNLSLKRLKVICDLLALTQIKPDDLPSLTDWLRANVNIEHEIGVQNVVHVMQEYCVMEQVDGRMVFNDEAVANWAAVNLNSGNDHFVRIDGRLFIRAKVDRLKDRIAQLIDDEQKVGAVVDESEYLAVAKSIFLDESDELLMKLAIHQRWVSLVDGQVVYGDVVNSIQN from the coding sequence ATGAAAAAGATTTTGCTACTGGATATTGAAAATGTGTCCGTCAAAGCCGATGAGATTTTTGCATTTTGTAAAAAGTATCATCGTGTTTATGTCAGTTTTGCCAAAACGCCCGCCATTTTTGCTTTGCAAGACATTGAGCCGTTGATTGCATTATTAAATAAAAAACTGTTTTTGATCTCAATGTCATTTAATAAAAAAAGCAATGGGGCGGATTTTGGTTTGGCGTTTTATGCAGGGCGATTAAGTGGGGAATTTACGCCACAAAAGACTAAATTTTACATTTTATCTGGAGATAGAGACTTTGAGCATATTGCTAAATTATTACAAGATAAGAAATTTACGGTAAAGCAAATCAGTAGAGATGGCTATCGCTTGGATAAAAGTATTGATGATGGTGTGTTGCCTGGCTTGTCAGCATTTAGGGAGAATATTTATTTACATGATGTGAAGCGTCTGTGCGATGTGTGGCATAAATATTGGCACAAGGGTAATCGTCCTGCCAAAATTAAAACTCTAAAGGGCTTTATTTATCAGCAAATTCGTTTGACTGACGAAAGTATTGATGAGATTTTTCGTCTGTTGCAGCAGTATCGCATCATTCAAGTAAATAATACCAAGGTTGCCTTTAATCAACAGAATGTCAAAAGTTGGGCGAAGCTGACCATTGATGAATACGCACCGAAAAAATCTCAGCTTAAAGCTCGCAAACAGGAGCTGGCACTGCCACCAAAAAACGAGCAGATTTTGAGTAATTTGTCTTTGAAGCGATTAAAGGTTATTTGCGATTTGCTAGCTTTGACGCAAATTAAGCCAGATGACTTGCCTTCATTGACAGATTGGCTTAGAGCGAATGTCAATATTGAGCATGAGATTGGCGTGCAAAATGTTGTTCATGTCATGCAGGAGTATTGTGTGATGGAACAGGTGGATGGTCGCATGGTTTTTAACGATGAAGCGGTGGCAAATTGGGCGGCAGTCAATCTGAATTCTGGCAATGATCATTTTGTCCGTATTGATGGTAGATTGTTTATTCGGGCAAAAGTGGATCGTCTAAAAGATCGGATTGCTCAATTGATTGATGATGAGCAAAAAGTGGGTGCTGTGGTTGATGAAAGCGAATACTTGGCGGTTGCTAAGTCCATCTTTCTTGATGAAAGTGATGAATTGTTGATGAAATTGGCAATCCATCAGCGGTGGGTGTCCTTGGTTGATGGTCAGGTTGTGTATGGTGATGTAGTAAATTCTATTCAAAACTAA
- the htpX gene encoding protease HtpX gives MMRIGLFLLTNIAVLVVFSIVFSILSSVFGLGGVHGAGGLNYTSLAVMCLLYGMIGSIISLFLSKWMAKKSTGTVVIETPRNGTEQWLVDTVAKQAKAVGIGMPEVGIFDNAQPNAFATGWNKNNALVAVSTGLLHTMTAEEVEAVLAHEIGHVANGDMVTLALIQGVVNAFVMFFARIIGSFVDRAIFRNESDSPGIGYFVTSIVMDILLGILASAIVMWFSRLREYRADEMGARLAGRDNMIAALNALRPSDARPDQMPESMKAFAISSGQSQGFSIASLFRSHPTLDDRIASLQKLPN, from the coding sequence ATGATGCGAATTGGTTTGTTTTTATTAACCAACATAGCGGTTTTGGTCGTATTTAGTATCGTATTTAGTATCCTATCCAGCGTCTTTGGCTTAGGCGGAGTGCATGGTGCGGGTGGTTTGAACTACACCAGCCTTGCGGTGATGTGTCTGCTGTATGGTATGATTGGCTCGATCATCTCGCTGTTTTTGTCAAAATGGATGGCAAAAAAATCCACAGGCACGGTCGTCATTGAAACCCCAAGAAACGGCACTGAGCAGTGGCTGGTGGATACCGTCGCCAAACAAGCTAAGGCTGTGGGCATCGGTATGCCAGAAGTAGGTATTTTTGACAACGCTCAGCCAAACGCCTTTGCGACTGGCTGGAATAAAAACAACGCTTTGGTGGCGGTATCCACAGGTCTTTTGCACACCATGACCGCCGAAGAAGTAGAAGCGGTCTTGGCGCATGAGATTGGTCATGTGGCAAATGGCGACATGGTAACACTGGCACTCATTCAAGGCGTGGTCAATGCCTTTGTAATGTTCTTTGCTCGTATCATTGGTAGCTTTGTGGACAGAGCGATTTTCCGTAATGAAAGTGACAGCCCTGGTATTGGCTACTTTGTCACGAGCATCGTGATGGACATTTTACTGGGCATCCTAGCAAGCGCCATCGTCATGTGGTTCTCTCGCCTGCGTGAATATCGTGCTGATGAAATGGGGGCAAGATTGGCAGGTCGTGATAACATGATCGCCGCTCTAAATGCCCTACGCCCAAGCGATGCTCGCCCAGACCAAATGCCAGAAAGCATGAAGGCATTTGCCATTTCAAGTGGTCAATCACAAGGTTTTAGCATTGCCAGTCTGTTCCGCAGCCACCCAACGCTAGACGATCGCATTGCATCATTACAAAAACTGCCAAATTGA
- a CDS encoding lytic transglycosylase domain-containing protein yields the protein MKKITALPLFLLTALTSTMAAQVIDGKLLTTITQNGSGTSKFAHVSGGYYDSDIHFGIKTTVQRTPAATSQYSQNIGTINNSTYDALILQSANRHGVDPALVKAIMHTESSFNPHAVSPVGAQGLMQLMPGTARDMGVYNAFDPAQNIEGGVKYIAWLSQRFSNRDHIIAAYNAGHANVRRYGGIPPFKETRNYVRKVNSRYQTLYANDANLNRSNYQLAMNVDTQTTATPTQVFADSTPKTPTLSQAAGKVYINQSK from the coding sequence ATGAAAAAAATTACCGCACTACCCTTGTTTCTTTTGACCGCTTTGACCTCAACGATGGCCGCCCAAGTCATCGATGGCAAGCTTTTGACGACCATCACACAAAACGGCAGCGGCACCAGCAAATTTGCACATGTCAGCGGCGGCTATTATGATTCCGACATTCATTTTGGCATCAAAACCACTGTCCAGCGCACGCCAGCTGCCACTTCGCAGTACAGCCAAAACATCGGCACCATCAACAACAGCACTTATGACGCCTTGATTTTGCAATCAGCAAACCGTCATGGTGTCGATCCTGCACTCGTCAAAGCGATCATGCACACCGAATCCTCTTTCAACCCCCATGCCGTCTCACCAGTTGGTGCGCAAGGCTTGATGCAGCTCATGCCGGGTACGGCACGAGACATGGGCGTGTATAACGCCTTTGACCCTGCGCAAAACATCGAAGGCGGCGTCAAATACATCGCATGGCTTAGCCAAAGATTCTCCAACCGAGATCACATCATCGCCGCTTACAACGCCGGTCATGCTAATGTGCGTCGCTATGGCGGCATTCCACCATTCAAAGAAACTCGCAACTATGTGCGCAAGGTCAATAGCCGCTATCAGACACTATATGCCAACGACGCTAACCTAAACCGCTCAAATTATCAACTGGCAATGAATGTCGATACTCAAACCACCGCCACACCAACACAAGTGTTTGCCGACAGCACGCCAAAGACGCCTACTTTGTCGCAGGCGGCTGGCAAAGTCTATATCAATCAAAGCAAATAA
- a CDS encoding nitroreductase family protein, which yields MTYKTLQQAAELRRSIYALNKELPISAKEVDEIVKHAVLHTPSSFNSQSSRLVVLHGAEHDKLWELTREALRAIVPAENFEPTNDKINMFKAAAGTVLLFEDMSVVEGLQAQFPSYADNFPVWADHANAMIQYALWTTLATVQVGANLQHYNPVIDEAVAKTWNIPASWKLRAQLVFGGIEAPAGEKTFAPIEERFTSYGA from the coding sequence ATGACTTACAAAACCCTACAACAAGCCGCTGAACTTCGCCGCTCTATTTACGCCTTGAACAAAGAGCTGCCAATCAGCGCCAAAGAAGTCGATGAAATCGTCAAGCACGCCGTACTGCACACGCCATCATCATTCAACTCGCAGTCTAGCCGCCTTGTCGTTTTGCATGGCGCCGAACACGACAAACTGTGGGAGCTGACTCGAGAGGCGCTGCGTGCCATCGTGCCTGCTGAGAATTTTGAGCCGACCAATGACAAAATCAATATGTTCAAAGCCGCCGCAGGCACGGTGCTTTTGTTTGAAGACATGAGCGTCGTTGAAGGCTTGCAGGCGCAATTTCCAAGCTATGCGGACAATTTCCCTGTGTGGGCAGACCATGCCAACGCCATGATTCAATACGCCCTGTGGACAACTTTGGCAACCGTACAAGTCGGCGCAAACTTGCAGCACTACAATCCTGTGATTGACGAGGCGGTGGCGAAAACTTGGAACATTCCCGCCTCTTGGAAACTGCGTGCACAGCTGGTATTTGGCGGCATTGAAGCACCTGCTGGCGAAAAAACCTTTGCACCGATTGAAGAGCGCTTTACCTCTTATGGCGCTTAA
- a CDS encoding LysR family transcriptional regulator — MDTLKSIEVFHQVVQQGSFTKAAQALDISVAMASKHLAHLESTLGAKLLQRNSRSIHLTEAGARYHAASTHALDVLDNAKQQASGMATTPQGELKITMPRWFANAKVAGYLAEFSQLYPNIVLNLSLSNQLVDLVAEGFDLALRLTHEPKPSLIARPLGHMSFYLMASKDYLARHGTPTTPDELNTHQGVLPTYVKMSELTVRHRHDGSKHSIHPKAVILSNDTPMNAELIRAGMGVGYLPSWVAEEYSVQGEMVRLLEDYDILSVPLYAVYVDRAFLSAKVRAFIDFWVEKCTKDALLLQDAEHASLLK, encoded by the coding sequence GTGGATACTTTAAAAAGCATAGAGGTGTTTCATCAGGTGGTGCAGCAGGGCAGCTTTACTAAGGCGGCACAGGCGTTAGACATCTCGGTGGCGATGGCGAGTAAGCATCTGGCGCATTTAGAAAGCACGCTTGGTGCTAAGCTTTTGCAGCGCAACAGCCGCAGCATCCATCTGACCGAGGCAGGCGCGCGTTATCATGCGGCATCTACCCATGCGCTTGATGTGCTGGATAATGCCAAACAGCAGGCATCTGGCATGGCGACGACGCCACAAGGTGAGCTAAAAATCACCATGCCCCGCTGGTTTGCCAATGCCAAAGTGGCGGGCTACTTGGCGGAGTTTAGCCAGCTGTATCCAAACATTGTGCTGAATCTGTCGCTGTCAAATCAGCTGGTCGATCTGGTGGCAGAAGGCTTTGATCTGGCGCTTAGATTGACTCATGAGCCCAAGCCATCACTCATTGCAAGACCGCTTGGGCATATGTCGTTTTACCTGATGGCAAGCAAGGATTATTTGGCACGCCATGGCACACCCACCACGCCAGATGAGCTCAATACACATCAAGGCGTGCTGCCCACCTATGTCAAGATGTCTGAACTCACCGTGCGCCACCGCCATGACGGCAGTAAGCACAGCATACACCCCAAGGCGGTGATACTCTCCAATGACACGCCGATGAATGCCGAGCTCATCCGTGCTGGCATGGGTGTGGGCTATCTGCCAAGCTGGGTGGCGGAGGAGTATAGCGTGCAAGGCGAGATGGTGCGACTCCTTGAAGACTATGACATTTTGTCGGTGCCATTATATGCAGTGTATGTGGATCGAGCGTTTTTGAGTGCCAAAGTGCGGGCGTTCATTGATTTTTGGGTGGAAAAATGCACAAAAGATGCGCTTTTGTTGCAAGATGCTGAACATGCGTCATTGCTGAAATAA
- a CDS encoding ribonuclease HII, translating to MKAHTQDSHVHACTIHSHQNHPIRSDVVVIGVDEVGRGSLFGQMTVAAVILDAALTGEFGLIDLVGTPIATINDSKKLSAKKRALAYDTIRKISQSYAIVDIPAHIIDAIDIYQATLLGMRLAIESLIKLNNITPEHTCVIIDGNAAPTLSAAFAGHQSCIQTLIKGDGIHSSVACASILAKVHRDTAMNEFANIYPDYHIDKHKGYASKAHRQAITEYGILPEHRKSFNPMRTMLASEQTELF from the coding sequence ATGAAAGCCCACACCCAAGACAGCCATGTCCACGCCTGCACCATTCACTCACATCAAAATCACCCAATCAGATCAGATGTCGTCGTCATTGGCGTTGATGAAGTGGGTCGTGGCTCGTTATTTGGTCAGATGACAGTGGCTGCGGTGATTTTGGATGCTGCCTTGACGGGTGAATTTGGCTTGATTGACTTGGTCGGCACGCCGATCGCCACCATCAATGACAGCAAAAAACTCTCCGCCAAGAAGCGAGCTTTGGCATACGATACCATCCGAAAAATCAGCCAAAGCTACGCCATCGTTGATATTCCTGCGCACATCATCGATGCCATCGACATCTATCAAGCGACATTGCTAGGCATGAGACTTGCCATTGAAAGTTTAATAAAACTTAATAATATCACCCCTGAGCACACCTGCGTCATCATCGACGGCAATGCTGCACCGACACTGTCCGCCGCCTTTGCGGGTCATCAATCTTGCATTCAGACGCTCATTAAAGGCGATGGCATTCACAGCAGCGTCGCCTGTGCCAGTATCCTAGCCAAGGTGCATCGTGACACCGCCATGAACGAATTTGCCAACATCTATCCTGATTATCACATTGACAAACATAAAGGCTATGCCAGCAAAGCCCACCGACAAGCCATCACAGAATACGGCATACTCCCAGAGCATCGCAAAAGCTTTAACCCCATGCGGACGATGCTGGCAAGTGAGCAGACGGAGCTGTTTTAA
- the lpxB gene encoding lipid-A-disaccharide synthase, which yields MTKNTLNIGIVAGEISGDALGADFMRQMQRLHPQVRWVGVGGEKMRQAGLTSIIDMSRLSVMGLSEVVKHLPDLLRAKREILAEFDRQNIDIFVGIDAPDFNLRLGKALKPKGVFCVQMVSPSIWAWRENRIHGIKASTDLVLCLFPFELPVYAKHQHPAVCIGHPLIRSLRPKGFARRADTLCLMAGSRVGEMRAILPTLLASFEKLYKKNQSLKAILPLAKDEHKALVETLIESHAPQLASRLQIFTPKDWQQSHEFDDGYTASQYAMQVSALTILASGTATLEALMLQAPMVVVYKVNALTYAIAKHLIKIPYVALPNILAMAQTGSAIVPELIQQEATPSNIANTALNILNNLQIQQQHLARTVSQLQQAQTDAAFAVLTHFQSSTASTRS from the coding sequence ATGACCAAAAATACCTTAAACATCGGCATTGTCGCAGGCGAAATCTCAGGCGATGCTTTGGGTGCAGACTTCATGCGCCAAATGCAACGCCTCCATCCACAGGTGCGCTGGGTGGGCGTGGGCGGCGAAAAGATGAGACAGGCAGGCTTGACCTCCATCATCGACATGAGCCGTCTGTCGGTCATGGGGCTAAGCGAAGTCGTCAAGCACTTGCCTGATTTATTGCGTGCCAAGCGTGAGATTTTGGCGGAATTTGACCGTCAAAACATCGACATTTTTGTTGGGATTGATGCGCCAGATTTTAACCTAAGGCTGGGCAAGGCATTAAAACCCAAAGGCGTGTTTTGCGTGCAGATGGTGAGCCCGAGCATCTGGGCGTGGCGTGAAAATCGCATTCATGGCATCAAGGCGTCCACTGACTTAGTGCTGTGTTTATTTCCTTTTGAACTGCCTGTCTATGCCAAGCATCAGCACCCTGCGGTGTGCATCGGTCATCCTTTGATTCGCTCTTTACGCCCAAAAGGATTTGCTCGCCGTGCTGACACGCTGTGCTTGATGGCAGGGTCGAGAGTGGGCGAGATGAGAGCCATTTTACCGACTTTATTGGCAAGTTTTGAAAAATTATACAAGAAAAATCAATCACTTAAAGCAATCCTTCCACTCGCCAAAGACGAGCATAAAGCCTTGGTTGAGACACTGATTGAATCGCACGCACCGCAGCTGGCAAGCCGTTTGCAGATTTTTACACCAAAGGACTGGCAGCAGTCGCATGAGTTTGACGATGGCTATACCGCCAGTCAGTATGCCATGCAGGTGAGCGCCTTGACGATTTTGGCAAGTGGCACGGCGACACTTGAAGCCTTAATGTTACAAGCGCCCATGGTGGTGGTCTATAAGGTCAATGCTCTCACCTACGCCATTGCCAAGCACCTTATTAAGATTCCTTATGTCGCTTTGCCAAACATCTTAGCGATGGCGCAAACTGGCTCTGCCATCGTGCCGGAGCTAATCCAACAAGAAGCAACCCCAAGCAACATCGCCAATACCGCTTTAAATATTTTAAATAATCTACAAATTCAGCAGCAGCACCTTGCCCGCACTGTCTCCCAGCTACAACAAGCGCAAACAGACGCTGCCTTCGCCGTACTCACGCATTTTCAGTCATCAACCGCCAGCACACGCTCATGA
- a CDS encoding P-II family nitrogen regulator: MKLITAIIKPFKLDDVRESLTTIDVHGMTITEVKGFGRQKGHAEMYRGAEYVIDFLPKIKIELVVSDALAEEVVRIIAEAAHTGKIGDGKIFVQQVDEIVRIRTGEMGDMAL, from the coding sequence ATGAAACTGATTACAGCAATCATCAAACCTTTCAAACTTGACGATGTGCGTGAATCTTTGACCACCATCGACGTGCATGGCATGACCATCACTGAGGTGAAAGGCTTTGGAAGGCAAAAGGGTCATGCTGAGATGTATCGTGGCGCTGAATATGTGATTGATTTTTTACCAAAAATCAAAATTGAGCTTGTGGTGAGCGATGCGCTGGCAGAGGAAGTGGTGCGCATCATTGCTGAGGCGGCGCATACGGGCAAGATTGGTGATGGCAAGATTTTTGTGCAGCAGGTTGATGAGATTGTGCGTATTCGCACAGGCGAGATGGGCGACATGGCGCTATAA
- a CDS encoding ammonium transporter, translating to MTAVMSMSALPMMALADEGVLDTGDTAWVLVATALVLMMTLPGLALFYAGMVRKKNILSTMMHSYGAAAVVSVLWVVVGYSLAFSEGGMNAFVGGFANTMLSGIGLDDISGTIPTVLFVIFQLTFAVIAVAILAGSLAERIKFGAFLWFSAAWVLLVYAPICHWVWGGGWLTGDALDFAGGTVVHINAGVAGLVLAALLGKRADYGKGNLAPANLSLTLIGAGLVWVGWFGFNGGSALGANGGAAMALVVSQVAAAIGALAWMLCEYLVRQKASALGGASGAIAGLVGITPAAGFVDVAGALAIGALTAIACFVMIHYGKHRLGIDDSLDAFGLHGVGGIVGAVLTGVFVSTSIYPDAANVSMATQLWLQIEGVLATIAYCAVMTAIIGLVIKHTIGLRVNAEDEYRGLDLAVHGEKIAD from the coding sequence ATGACTGCGGTCATGTCGATGAGCGCTTTGCCAATGATGGCGCTGGCTGACGAGGGTGTGCTCGACACAGGCGATACGGCGTGGGTGCTGGTGGCGACGGCTTTGGTGCTTATGATGACTTTGCCGGGGCTTGCGCTGTTTTATGCGGGCATGGTAAGAAAAAAGAACATCTTATCCACCATGATGCACAGCTATGGTGCGGCGGCGGTGGTGTCGGTGCTGTGGGTGGTCGTCGGCTATTCATTGGCGTTTTCTGAGGGTGGTATGAATGCCTTTGTGGGCGGCTTTGCCAATACCATGCTGTCAGGCATTGGGCTTGATGACATCAGCGGCACCATTCCGACCGTGTTATTTGTGATTTTTCAGCTCACTTTTGCGGTGATTGCGGTGGCGATCTTGGCAGGATCATTGGCTGAACGCATTAAATTTGGCGCATTTTTGTGGTTCTCGGCTGCTTGGGTGCTGCTCGTGTACGCACCGATCTGCCACTGGGTGTGGGGCGGCGGCTGGCTGACTGGCGATGCGCTAGACTTTGCAGGCGGTACGGTGGTGCACATCAATGCTGGTGTGGCAGGTCTTGTATTGGCGGCGCTTTTGGGTAAGCGTGCCGACTACGGCAAGGGCAACTTAGCACCGGCAAACTTGTCATTGACCTTGATTGGTGCAGGTCTTGTGTGGGTGGGTTGGTTTGGCTTTAATGGCGGCTCGGCTCTGGGTGCAAATGGCGGTGCGGCGATGGCACTGGTGGTGTCACAAGTGGCAGCGGCGATCGGTGCGCTGGCTTGGATGCTGTGTGAATATCTGGTACGCCAAAAAGCATCAGCCCTAGGCGGCGCATCAGGTGCGATCGCAGGCTTGGTAGGCATCACGCCAGCAGCAGGCTTTGTGGATGTCGCAGGCGCGCTTGCCATCGGCGCACTCACTGCCATCGCTTGCTTTGTGATGATTCATTATGGCAAGCACCGCTTAGGCATCGATGACAGCCTAGATGCCTTTGGCTTGCATGGTGTGGGCGGTATCGTCGGTGCGGTATTGACAGGTGTCTTTGTCAGCACCAGCATCTATCCAGACGCTGCCAATGTCAGCATGGCGACCCAGCTGTGGCTACAAATCGAAGGCGTGCTTGCCACCATCGCTTACTGCGCTGTCATGACCGCCATCATCGGTCTTGTCATCAAACACACCATCGGTCTGCGTGTCAATGCTGAGGACGAATATCGAGGGCTTGATTTGGCGGTGCATGGCGAGAAAATTGCCGACTGA
- a CDS encoding Smr/MutS family protein, protein MMTTFKDLLSKDFQAQLKELSGKSTHSTDHNGKPTSSAVMGKKEVASQVKRFNHEGIDEDKVLFMQAMSGVSPLKHEKSVNHRIKTDPKDPTALFRRANAEGGEELPGANLSDMQALLNPVAGEAFLSYKNPTLQNKVFEQLKQGKLRWYDAVDLHGTSIEDARTAVQTIIANALKNGETVVKIVHGKGTDAIIKTCVNGWLRQISDVMAFVSAPANDGGNGAVLVLLKRKKMGE, encoded by the coding sequence ATGATGACTACTTTTAAAGACCTACTTTCCAAAGATTTTCAAGCACAATTAAAAGAGCTGAGCGGTAAATCCACACACAGCACCGACCACAACGGCAAACCCACCAGCTCTGCCGTGATGGGCAAAAAAGAAGTTGCCAGTCAAGTCAAACGCTTTAACCACGAAGGCATTGACGAAGACAAAGTGCTGTTCATGCAAGCGATGAGCGGTGTCAGCCCCCTAAAACATGAAAAATCGGTCAATCATCGCATCAAAACCGACCCCAAAGACCCCACCGCCCTATTTCGCCGCGCCAATGCCGAAGGGGGCGAAGAGCTGCCTGGGGCGAATTTGTCAGACATGCAAGCCCTACTAAACCCAGTGGCAGGCGAAGCGTTTTTGAGCTACAAAAACCCCACCCTACAAAACAAAGTTTTTGAACAATTAAAACAAGGCAAACTTCGCTGGTACGATGCGGTGGATCTGCACGGTACCAGCATCGAAGACGCTCGCACGGCAGTACAGACCATCATCGCAAATGCACTCAAAAATGGTGAAACTGTCGTCAAAATCGTTCACGGCAAAGGCACGGACGCCATCATCAAGACCTGCGTCAATGGCTGGCTACGCCAAATCAGCGATGTGATGGCGTTCGTCTCCGCCCCTGCCAATGACGGCGGTAATGGTGCGGTTTTGGTGCTATTAAAGCGTAAAAAGATGGGCGAGTAA
- a CDS encoding DMT family transporter, with product MLYIIIALFIWASSFTAGKYAYTMFDPALATQLRFFIAMMIVLPFFLKTRKSIDKSLTKKLWGISFLMFPIGILMQFMGLSYTSASSAVVVIGTEPILVLIVGFLVFGQKVAWFDWLLSLVALIGIILLVLGSQNDGAVDLFGLLLVFIAGAGFALSIHASKAVMSQMDNKIYTAAILVKGSLLALPFSLVLIKDWHIEFSWLGLFATIYLGVCCSWLAYKLWNLGLNKTPAHISGMLISLEPVLGVMIAFAFLGERMTDLTAFGSVLVIGAAMLSTIIPILKDKKAKQVN from the coding sequence ATGCTCTACATCATCATCGCCCTATTCATCTGGGCATCGTCTTTTACCGCAGGCAAATATGCCTACACCATGTTTGACCCAGCCCTTGCGACTCAACTTCGCTTTTTTATCGCAATGATGATTGTTCTGCCCTTTTTTCTAAAAACACGCAAAAGCATTGACAAATCCCTAACCAAAAAACTTTGGGGCATTTCGTTTTTGATGTTTCCCATCGGCATTTTAATGCAGTTTATGGGGCTGTCCTACACTTCGGCGTCCAGTGCGGTGGTGGTCATTGGCACAGAGCCAATTTTGGTACTCATTGTGGGGTTTTTGGTCTTTGGGCAAAAAGTAGCGTGGTTTGATTGGCTACTTAGCCTTGTTGCCCTGATTGGCATTATCCTACTGGTGCTTGGCTCACAAAACGATGGGGCGGTGGATTTGTTTGGGCTACTACTGGTGTTCATCGCAGGGGCAGGATTTGCCCTAAGCATTCACGCCTCCAAAGCCGTGATGAGCCAGATGGACAACAAAATCTACACCGCCGCCATCTTGGTCAAAGGTTCACTGCTTGCCCTGCCGTTTTCGCTCGTGTTAATCAAAGATTGGCACATTGAATTTAGCTGGCTTGGGCTGTTTGCCACGATTTATCTGGGCGTGTGCTGTAGCTGGCTGGCTTATAAATTATGGAATTTGGGACTCAACAAAACCCCTGCCCACATCAGTGGTATGCTCATCAGTCTCGAGCCTGTGCTGGGCGTGATGATTGCCTTTGCGTTTTTGGGCGAACGCATGACTGATCTTACTGCCTTTGGTAGCGTGCTGGTGATTGGGGCGGCGATGCTATCCACCATCATTCCCATCTTAAAAGACAAAAAAGCCAAACAGGTAAATTGA
- a CDS encoding DMT family transporter, whose product MSNIAPTNPNQGSLAGSFYMVLACLCFALMLVFIKLSGQKFGMHTYEITFWRVFFALIVLGGFSWLKGRDFRTAYPKEHFWRSFAGSVALLMNFYVVLHLPLATASTLQNTSAIFLGLLSIIILKQKPTLVSWVSLILGFIGVVILLKPSAEGDAFAMMLGLLSGAISGYAYLQVLELSLLGEPAWRIVFYFSLLSTLIAGALALFFNFTPITPEILPYIIGIGLTALGGQLLMTYAYQVGQKFVVATLSYLGVVFAILFGAVIFGERLDYLSLLGIGVIVASGILSGKK is encoded by the coding sequence ATGTCAAACATCGCTCCCACCAATCCCAATCAAGGCTCGCTTGCAGGCTCATTTTATATGGTGCTTGCCTGTCTGTGTTTTGCACTCATGCTCGTATTCATCAAACTCTCTGGGCAAAAGTTTGGTATGCACACCTATGAAATCACCTTTTGGCGTGTATTCTTTGCACTCATTGTGCTGGGCGGTTTTTCATGGCTAAAAGGACGAGATTTTCGCACGGCTTACCCAAAAGAGCATTTTTGGCGGTCTTTTGCAGGATCGGTTGCCCTTTTGATGAATTTTTATGTGGTGCTGCACTTACCGCTTGCCACCGCCAGCACCCTACAAAATACTTCCGCCATTTTTTTAGGTCTGCTCTCCATCATCATTTTAAAACAAAAGCCCACTTTGGTGAGCTGGGTCTCACTGATTTTAGGGTTTATTGGCGTGGTCATCTTACTCAAACCATCCGCAGAGGGCGACGCCTTTGCCATGATGCTAGGCTTGCTAAGCGGCGCCATCAGTGGCTATGCATATTTGCAAGTGCTAGAATTGTCCTTACTTGGCGAACCCGCTTGGCGAATTGTGTTTTATTTTTCGTTATTATCCACGCTCATCGCTGGGGCATTGGCATTGTTTTTTAACTTCACGCCCATCACGCCAGAGATTTTGCCTTACATTATCGGCATTGGTTTGACAGCATTGGGCGGACAGCTACTCATGACCTATGCTTATCAGGTGGGACAAAAATTTGTCGTGGCGACGCTGTCTTATCTTGGCGTGGTATTCGCCATTCTCTTTGGAGCGGTGATTTTTGGGGAGCGTTTGGATTACCTAAGCCTACTTGGAATTGGCGTGATTGTGGCAAGTGGTATTTTGAGTGGGAAAAAGTGA